A portion of the Bradyrhizobium manausense genome contains these proteins:
- a CDS encoding rolling circle replication-associated protein → MKSREKQQALTAVCDTTHWRAVVALTLNLKQSVPTPNGGFALVDEQACKKTFKRFCNSLNREVYGAAHRHHKKRLRIIPILEHPASGRWHYHVAIEPPEFMDGESLAERAVKQWEQTPLGYGHGHVCAQADSGWLPYMTKFRTKEVFEDFLDCLDVEALHNPIASA, encoded by the coding sequence ATGAAGAGCAGAGAGAAACAACAAGCCTTGACGGCTGTATGCGACACCACGCACTGGCGGGCGGTCGTCGCACTAACGTTGAATCTGAAGCAGTCAGTGCCTACGCCAAATGGCGGTTTCGCTCTTGTCGACGAACAGGCTTGCAAGAAGACGTTCAAGCGGTTCTGCAACTCTCTAAATAGGGAGGTCTACGGAGCCGCACATCGGCATCATAAGAAACGTCTCCGAATCATTCCCATCTTGGAGCACCCTGCATCGGGCCGATGGCATTATCACGTTGCAATCGAACCACCCGAGTTTATGGACGGGGAATCCCTAGCCGAACGGGCAGTAAAGCAATGGGAGCAAACTCCACTTGGCTATGGTCATGGCCATGTTTGCGCCCAGGCCGATAGCGGTTGGCTCCCCTACATGACCAAATTTCGAACTAAGGAAGTTTTTGAGGATTTCCTGGACTGCCTGGACGTCGAGGCACTCCACAACCCGATTGCAAGCGCTTAG
- a CDS encoding substrate-binding domain-containing protein, producing the protein MRATVNFPAHDGPALPPSMLLRNLSSSAAGGALSPSDDALFRRRGTNKLRVGCFICCSGSPGIWGPCATNTAQLAVAEINKRGGILGREIELSIYDAGGPLDGVLDRAEQAVVDDEIDLIIGMHTSAVRVALRKITTENRIPYIYTPVYEGGELTPGVMAIGETPRWQSRPSIHWLADVKKAARWYLIGSDYVWPWQSHRAVKRYIKETGGRVVGEEFVPLGEDNHEAHLERIRAARPDVVLISLIGTDSITFNRAFGECGLAATTLRLAGAMDETVLLGIGADNSENMFCASGYFPGVGSRANDDFQIRYHQMFGPNAAPIGSLGQSSYEGLRFLEAVANKAGSLSMTPMLAAGRNIVYGGARGPVVIRNGHARMQMYLAEADGLDFKLIKPV; encoded by the coding sequence GTGCGCGCGACGGTAAACTTCCCGGCTCACGACGGCCCGGCGTTGCCGCCGTCGATGCTGCTCAGGAATCTGTCGTCATCGGCGGCTGGTGGTGCGTTGTCGCCGAGCGACGACGCGCTTTTCCGACGACGCGGCACCAACAAGCTGCGGGTCGGCTGTTTCATCTGCTGCAGCGGTTCGCCCGGCATCTGGGGGCCATGCGCCACCAACACCGCGCAGCTCGCCGTCGCCGAGATCAACAAGCGCGGCGGCATTCTGGGGCGCGAGATCGAGTTGTCGATCTATGATGCCGGCGGCCCGCTTGATGGTGTCCTTGATCGTGCCGAGCAGGCGGTGGTCGACGATGAGATCGATCTCATCATCGGCATGCACACCAGCGCGGTTCGCGTCGCGCTCCGCAAGATCACCACCGAGAACCGCATCCCCTACATCTACACGCCTGTCTATGAAGGCGGCGAACTGACGCCGGGCGTCATGGCGATCGGCGAGACGCCGCGTTGGCAGAGCCGGCCATCGATCCACTGGCTGGCCGACGTCAAGAAAGCGGCGCGCTGGTACCTGATCGGCAGCGACTATGTCTGGCCCTGGCAGTCGCATCGCGCGGTGAAGCGCTACATCAAGGAAACCGGCGGACGGGTTGTGGGCGAGGAGTTTGTGCCGCTCGGCGAGGACAATCACGAGGCTCATCTGGAGCGCATCCGCGCGGCCCGACCGGACGTCGTCCTGATCTCGCTGATCGGTACCGACAGCATCACCTTCAATCGCGCGTTCGGCGAGTGCGGACTTGCGGCAACGACGCTGCGGCTCGCCGGCGCGATGGACGAGACCGTGCTGCTCGGCATCGGTGCGGACAACAGCGAGAACATGTTCTGCGCCTCCGGCTATTTCCCCGGTGTCGGTTCGCGCGCCAACGATGATTTTCAGATTCGCTACCACCAGATGTTTGGGCCGAACGCCGCGCCGATCGGCTCGCTCGGCCAGTCCAGCTATGAAGGCCTGCGCTTTCTCGAAGCGGTCGCAAACAAGGCCGGCTCGCTGTCGATGACGCCGATGCTCGCGGCCGGCCGCAACATCGTCTACGGCGGCGCGCGCGGCCCGGTCGTCATTCGCAACGGTCACGCCCGGATGCAGATGTATCTCGCCGAAGCCGACGGTCTCGACTTCAAGCTGATCAAGCCGGTCTGA
- a CDS encoding MarR family winged helix-turn-helix transcriptional regulator, giving the protein MAKPNTPITEHLTYLLAQANREINRQLELRLSKEGVPVEQWRILKVLSDGDGHSMGELADAVLLNHPTLTKMIDRMVSDALVYRVQDPNDRRKVLMFISDRGKVLCKKLNSLAVDQEEHILESYGDKSTSELKRLLESLIDSSN; this is encoded by the coding sequence GTGGCAAAACCGAACACCCCCATCACCGAACACCTTACTTATCTGCTCGCGCAAGCTAACCGCGAGATCAACCGGCAACTCGAACTCAGGTTGAGCAAGGAAGGTGTTCCCGTCGAGCAGTGGCGCATCCTGAAAGTTCTCTCCGATGGCGATGGTCATTCGATGGGCGAACTCGCGGACGCCGTGCTGCTCAATCATCCGACCCTGACCAAGATGATCGACCGCATGGTCTCGGACGCGCTGGTCTATCGCGTGCAGGATCCGAACGACCGCCGCAAGGTGCTGATGTTCATCTCCGACCGCGGCAAGGTGCTGTGCAAGAAGCTCAACTCGCTCGCGGTGGACCAGGAGGAGCACATCCTGGAGAGCTACGGCGACAAGTCGACCAGCGAACTCAAGCGGTTGCTGGAGAGCTTGATCGACAGTTCGAATTGA
- a CDS encoding amidase: MTVVLPTPAQLRDVARQCGLSLTDDDVASFRGLMQGSIEAYNLVGAMPDEVPEVKYPRTPGYQPSAEENPRNAWYRKSTVKGAASGKLKGKTVALKDNIMLAGVPMMNGSTTLEGYVPDFDATIVTRMLDAGAEIAGKVHCENFCMSGGSHTNAVGAVHNPYKMGYSAGGSSSGSGVVVALGEVDMAIGGDQGGSIRMPSSFCGTYGMKPTWGLVPYTGIMPIEIFVDHTGPMTATVADNALLLEVLAGDDGYDPRIKAPKVEEYTKALGQGVKGMKIGILKEGFEQATAEAAVNESVREAAKRFKDLGATVETVSIPMHLLGPAIWTPIGTEGMTQTMMYGDGYGLSRADLYSTTLMDFHRGWRRQADSLSETTKLFLMLGTYINNTFGPRYYGKALNISRRLTAAYDKAFGDYDLLLLPTTPMKATKLPEPTASREDYIARALEMISNTAPFDITHHPAMSLPCGMVDGLPVGLMLVGRMFEESTIYRAAHAFEQIGDWKKM, encoded by the coding sequence GTGACAGTTGTCCTTCCCACGCCCGCCCAGCTTCGCGATGTCGCCAGGCAGTGCGGCCTTTCGCTCACCGACGACGATGTCGCCTCGTTCCGTGGCCTGATGCAAGGCTCCATCGAAGCCTACAATCTCGTTGGCGCGATGCCGGACGAGGTGCCGGAGGTCAAATATCCGCGCACGCCCGGCTACCAGCCGTCGGCCGAGGAGAATCCGCGCAACGCCTGGTATCGCAAGTCGACGGTGAAGGGCGCAGCCAGCGGCAAGCTCAAGGGCAAGACCGTCGCGCTGAAGGACAATATCATGCTCGCCGGCGTTCCCATGATGAACGGCTCGACGACGCTCGAGGGCTACGTTCCGGATTTCGACGCCACCATCGTCACGCGCATGCTGGACGCCGGCGCCGAGATCGCAGGCAAAGTGCATTGCGAAAACTTCTGCATGTCCGGCGGCAGTCACACCAACGCGGTCGGCGCCGTCCATAATCCCTACAAGATGGGCTATTCGGCCGGCGGCTCCTCCTCTGGCAGCGGCGTCGTCGTTGCGCTCGGCGAGGTCGACATGGCGATCGGCGGCGACCAGGGTGGCTCGATCCGCATGCCGTCCTCGTTCTGCGGCACTTACGGCATGAAGCCGACCTGGGGCCTCGTGCCCTACACCGGCATCATGCCGATCGAGATCTTCGTCGATCATACCGGCCCGATGACGGCCACCGTCGCCGACAACGCGCTGTTGCTCGAAGTGCTCGCCGGCGACGACGGTTACGATCCCCGCATCAAGGCCCCCAAGGTCGAGGAATACACCAAGGCTCTCGGCCAGGGTGTCAAGGGCATGAAGATCGGCATCCTGAAGGAAGGCTTCGAGCAGGCCACTGCGGAAGCCGCCGTCAACGAAAGCGTGCGCGAGGCCGCCAAGCGCTTCAAGGATCTCGGTGCCACCGTCGAGACCGTATCGATCCCGATGCACCTCCTCGGGCCCGCGATCTGGACGCCGATCGGCACCGAGGGCATGACCCAGACCATGATGTATGGCGACGGCTACGGCCTCTCCCGTGCCGACCTCTACTCCACCACGCTGATGGATTTCCATCGCGGCTGGCGGCGTCAGGCGGACTCGCTGTCCGAGACCACCAAGCTGTTCCTGATGCTCGGCACCTACATCAACAACACCTTCGGTCCCCGCTACTACGGCAAGGCGCTCAATATCTCGCGGCGCCTGACCGCGGCCTATGACAAGGCGTTTGGGGATTACGACCTCCTATTGCTGCCGACGACGCCAATGAAGGCAACCAAGCTGCCGGAGCCCACGGCCAGCCGCGAGGACTACATCGCCCGTGCGCTGGAGATGATCTCCAATACCGCGCCGTTCGACATCACCCATCATCCCGCGATGTCTCTGCCCTGCGGCATGGTCGACGGCTTGCCGGTCGGCCTGATGCTGGTCGGTCGCATGTTCGAGGAATCCACCATCTACCGCGCCGCCCATGCCTTCGAGCAGATCGGCGACTGGAAGAAGATGTAA
- a CDS encoding GYD domain-containing protein — protein MHFCMTGQYTPKSLNSIMENPKTNRYEAAKALIEAAGGKLISMYSTAAEGPGVLVIFDVPDPTAAPAISGTVVASGAIHNVTLKRLWTQDEIMQVRLKATELRGKYRPPGS, from the coding sequence ATGCATTTCTGTATGACAGGACAGTACACGCCAAAATCGCTCAACAGCATCATGGAGAATCCCAAGACCAATCGCTACGAGGCGGCCAAGGCTCTGATCGAAGCTGCGGGCGGTAAACTGATTTCGATGTACAGCACAGCTGCCGAAGGCCCCGGCGTGCTGGTCATCTTCGACGTGCCGGACCCCACTGCTGCGCCGGCCATTTCGGGCACCGTGGTCGCATCGGGTGCGATCCACAACGTCACCCTCAAGCGCCTGTGGACGCAGGACGAAATCATGCAGGTTCGGCTGAAGGCGACCGAACTGCGGGGCAAGTATCGGCCGCCCGGCAGCTAG